GACCTGACCCTCGAGCGCCTGCCGCAGATGGCGTGCCGCGGCCGCATGCGCCCCCGCCCGGAAGGCCCGGACCCCCTCGCCCAGCTTCTGCACCGCCAAGCTCGTGGGGCTCGCATCGCCACGCGCCCGTGGCGCAGCCGCACCCGACCCCGCCGCCGCGACCAGCAAGGCCGCCGACACCAGCTGCGCGAAGCGGACGAAGCGGCGTTTCGGGGTCAAAGAGAAACCTTAACTCACGCGGGCGCGCGGAGCCGTTTTTCGCGCAACGATTTCAAACGCCGAGACGAAGCCCTCTGTCGAAGCGAGGTGTTCACGATTGACCGTGACACGGCTTCCAAGCGATACCTGCGGTGCGCCCTTCGGGCCCCGCCGAACGGCAGGAGAACAGATCATGGCAAGCGTCAACAAAGTCATTCTCATCGGAAACCTGGGTGCCGACCCCGAGCTGCGCTACACGCCGAACGGAAATCGGCCCGTGTGTAGCCTTCGCATCGCGACGAGCGAGGTCTTCAAGGACAAGGCCGGGCAGAAGCAAGAACAGACCGAATGGCACCGGGTGACGGTGTGGGGGGACCAGGCCGAAAACTGCAACAAGTACCTCGCCAAGGGGCGCTCGGTCTACGTCGAAGGGCGCCTGCAGACCCGCTCCTGGGACGACAAAGAGGGCAACAAACGCTACTCCACCGAGGTTGTGGCCGAGCGCGTCAAGTTCCTGGGCGGCGGAACCGGCGGAGCCGGGGGTGCTTCCGGTGGGGCTGGTGGCGCGCCCGGGGGTTCCGGAGGCGGTCGCCGCTGGGGCGCGGGCCCCGAGGGCGATGACGCCCCTCCCGCGGGCAACGACATGGACATGCCCGCCGGCGACGACGACATCCCCTTTTGACCGCCGCGCGCGCGAGCGGCTGCTCGTCGGGACGCAGCCGCCTCGCCTGCGGGACCACACCCGCCCAGGGAGGCGCACGGCCTCCGCAATTCGTTGTGAAAAGCGTCATCGTCCTTGCCCAACGAAGCGAAGTTGGGGTCCAATGCTCCGACTCCAAGGAGGACGAATGCAGTACGACGGAAGGCTCGGCCGCCGCAGCGGCTTGCACACAGTGTGTCTATTGGGCGGTCTCGTGGCAGGGCTTGCGGGCTGCGACGGCAGCGGGGGGACGGGGCAAGCAGCCGGTGACGGCGGTCTCGATGCGGGAGCCCGCGAGGGCGGGACCAGCCTGGGAGGCGACGCCCCCAAGGTGGGCGGGGTCGACGCGCGCATTCCCCGCACGGAGCCCATGATCTCGCAGGTCATGAAGAAGCTTCCCCTCACGGGGCGCGTGGCTTTGGTGGGCTCGGGCCTTTCGAGCTGCACCAACCAAGAGCCCGCCCCCGGGGACAGGTGGTGTGGTTTTTCGAAGGGCACCGAGCTTGGGCGCGAGGAGTTGTGGGTCGTCAACGTCACCGCCGTGGCCGCGGGCACCCCCGTGCAGTGCACGGGCACGGACCCAAACTGCCTTCGCCTCACGGGCAACCTATGGACGGGCACGCCCTCCGTGGGGCCTCGCCACCCGTTCGCCCACACTTTCGACGGCGATACGCTCATCTTCCACGCCGATGCGACGTCGGCCAATACGGACCTTTACGAAGGCCCGATCTTCGCGTGGCGGCCCGGGTGGCCAGCACCGCGACAGATCTCGACCAGCAAGGGCGTCACCTGCGCGGGACACTTCAGGGGTGAGGCAGCGCTGTGCCTCGACAACATCGAGCCCGACGTTACGCAGCCCCTCGAGTTCGACCTG
Above is a genomic segment from Myxococcales bacterium containing:
- a CDS encoding single-stranded DNA-binding protein, translated to MMASVNKVILIGNLGADPELRYTPNGNRPVCSLRIATSEVFKDKAGQKQEQTEWHRVTVWGDQAENCNKYLAKGRSVYVEGRLQTRSWDDKEGNKRYSTEVVAERVKFLGGGTGGAGGASGGAGGAPGGSGGGRRWGAGPEGDDAPPAGNDMDMPAGDDDIPF